A single window of Paracoccus albus DNA harbors:
- a CDS encoding shikimate kinase — translation MQGQIALVGMMGVGKTAVGQEIARQLGVVFTDTDAEIERAAAMSIAEIFARDGEAFFRDRESLVLSRLLDGPLGVISTGGGAWIQPQNRALIRAAGLSVWLDADIDTLWHRVRQRPTRPLLLTEDPRGTLMALIEKRNPIYARADLRLKTDSASDIEATARRAVAAIRKFRPDFLELK, via the coding sequence ATGCAGGGACAGATCGCACTGGTCGGAATGATGGGCGTCGGCAAGACCGCTGTCGGGCAGGAAATCGCGCGGCAGCTGGGTGTCGTTTTCACCGATACCGATGCAGAGATAGAGCGTGCGGCGGCCATGTCGATTGCCGAGATATTTGCACGTGATGGCGAGGCGTTCTTCCGTGACCGCGAATCGCTTGTGCTTTCGCGCCTGTTGGACGGTCCGCTCGGTGTCATCTCGACCGGGGGCGGCGCCTGGATACAGCCGCAGAACCGCGCCCTGATCCGCGCGGCGGGACTGTCGGTTTGGCTGGACGCGGATATTGACACGCTCTGGCACCGCGTGCGCCAACGCCCGACCCGCCCGCTTTTGCTGACCGAGGATCCGCGCGGCACGCTGATGGCGCTGATCGAGAAGCGCAACCCGATCTATGCCCGCGCTGATCTGCGGCTTAAGACGGATTCCGCCTCTGATATAGAGGCGACGGCGCGTCGTGCGGTCGCCGCGATCCGCAAATTCCGCCCCGATTTTCTGGAGTTGAAATGA
- a CDS encoding HlyC/CorC family transporter, with amino-acid sequence MTPYLTFSAAAAAQTPAPPTEATGASPMIWAFGIAILCLLVGSAFFSASETALTAASRAKLRNRADKGDHGAEAALNVTRDSDRLIGAILLGNNVLNILSASLATALFTALFGSSGVAIATFVMTILVLIFAEVMPKSYAIANSESLASLVARPMSIVMRLLSPIVMIVRAIVRAIMRVFGLQSDPDANMFSVHEEIAGALSIGAESGAVEKEDRDRLLGALDLGNRTVDEIMKHRSEIQMIDAELAPATILETVLTSPHTRLPVYKTERENVVGVIHAKDVLRAIHKSAYDNKGDPADAVRDFDVMSVAMKPYFVPDTTALDEQMREFLKRRTHFALVVDEYGALRGLITLEDIIEEIVGEIADEHDTEADHDLKPGPNGDYLIDGSMTIRDLNRALDWNLPDEEANTVAGLVIHMAQSIPSQGQVFSFHGYRFEVVTRKENRITKLRIRPLAAPAD; translated from the coding sequence ATGACCCCATACCTGACTTTCTCCGCAGCCGCTGCTGCACAGACCCCCGCCCCGCCGACCGAGGCCACCGGAGCAAGCCCGATGATCTGGGCATTCGGCATCGCGATCCTTTGCCTGCTGGTCGGATCGGCCTTCTTTTCGGCATCGGAAACCGCGCTGACAGCGGCCAGCCGCGCCAAGCTGCGCAACCGGGCCGACAAGGGCGATCACGGTGCGGAAGCCGCGCTGAACGTCACCCGCGACAGCGACCGGCTGATCGGGGCGATCCTGCTTGGCAATAACGTTCTGAATATTCTGTCAGCATCTCTGGCGACGGCGTTGTTTACGGCACTCTTCGGCTCTAGCGGTGTGGCGATTGCGACCTTTGTGATGACAATTCTGGTGCTGATCTTTGCCGAGGTGATGCCCAAATCCTATGCCATCGCCAACTCGGAATCGCTGGCGTCTTTGGTTGCGCGACCGATGTCCATCGTCATGCGGCTGCTGTCGCCCATCGTGATGATCGTGCGTGCCATTGTGCGTGCGATCATGCGCGTGTTCGGGCTGCAAAGCGATCCCGACGCGAATATGTTCTCTGTCCACGAGGAAATCGCAGGCGCGCTGTCCATCGGCGCGGAATCCGGCGCGGTGGAGAAAGAGGACCGCGACCGCCTGCTGGGTGCGCTCGATCTCGGCAATCGGACGGTGGACGAGATCATGAAGCACCGATCCGAAATCCAGATGATCGACGCCGAGCTGGCACCGGCAACGATTCTGGAAACGGTGCTGACCAGCCCGCATACCCGCCTGCCCGTCTACAAGACAGAGCGCGAGAATGTCGTCGGCGTCATTCACGCCAAGGACGTGCTGCGTGCGATCCATAAATCCGCCTACGATAACAAAGGCGATCCCGCCGATGCCGTGCGCGATTTCGATGTGATGTCTGTGGCGATGAAACCCTATTTCGTGCCCGACACGACGGCGCTTGACGAACAGATGCGCGAATTTCTGAAGCGGCGCACGCATTTCGCGCTCGTCGTCGATGAATATGGCGCGTTGCGCGGTCTGATCACGCTGGAAGACATCATCGAAGAAATCGTGGGCGAGATTGCAGACGAACATGATACCGAAGCCGATCACGACCTGAAACCCGGCCCCAATGGTGACTATCTGATCGACGGCTCCATGACGATCCGCGACCTGAATCGTGCACTGGATTGGAACCTGCCGGATGAAGAAGCCAATACCGTGGCCGGTCTGGTGATCCATATGGCGCAATCGATTCCGTCTCAGGGACAGGTCTTTTCGTTCCACGGCTACCGGTTCGAAGTGGTGACGCGGAAGGAAAACCGGATCACCAAGCTGCGCATCCGCCCGCTGGCCGCACCCGCAGATTAA
- a CDS encoding nucleoside hydrolase, giving the protein MAQKIIIDTDPGQDDAVAILLALGSPEIEVLGITTVAGNVPLSLTTRNAQLIVGLSGQQVPIYAGCDRPLSRDLVTAEYVHGKTGLDGIELGEPEVPLSGEDGVGFIIETLRREEAGTVTLVPIGPLTNIATAFARAPDIVQRVKQVVLMGGAYFEVGNVTPAAEFNIYVDPEAAAQLFASGVDIVVMPLDVTHRALTSATWIEGLRALGNRAGEAVASWTDFFERFDREKYGSAGAPLHDPCTIAWLIRPELFTGRHINVEIETSGTYTTGMTVADWWGVTGRQPNALFVRDIDRDGFFALLTERIATLP; this is encoded by the coding sequence ATGGCACAGAAGATCATCATCGACACTGATCCGGGTCAGGACGACGCGGTTGCGATCCTGCTTGCGCTTGGCTCGCCCGAGATCGAGGTTCTGGGCATCACCACCGTCGCAGGCAATGTGCCGCTGTCACTGACCACGCGAAATGCTCAGCTGATCGTCGGGTTAAGCGGTCAACAGGTGCCGATCTACGCTGGCTGCGACCGTCCCCTGTCACGCGATCTGGTGACGGCGGAATATGTGCATGGCAAGACCGGCCTCGACGGGATCGAACTGGGAGAGCCGGAGGTGCCGCTATCGGGCGAGGACGGCGTCGGTTTCATCATCGAAACCCTGCGCCGCGAGGAAGCCGGAACCGTCACGCTGGTGCCCATCGGACCGCTGACCAATATCGCAACGGCCTTTGCCCGCGCCCCGGATATCGTCCAACGCGTCAAGCAGGTGGTGTTGATGGGCGGTGCCTATTTCGAGGTCGGCAATGTCACCCCTGCGGCAGAGTTCAATATCTATGTTGACCCCGAAGCAGCGGCGCAGCTTTTCGCCTCCGGCGTCGATATCGTGGTGATGCCACTGGACGTGACGCATCGTGCGCTGACCTCCGCCACCTGGATCGAGGGGCTGCGCGCGCTCGGCAATCGCGCGGGAGAGGCGGTTGCAAGCTGGACCGACTTCTTCGAACGTTTCGACCGCGAGAAATACGGATCTGCCGGTGCACCGCTGCATGATCCCTGCACAATCGCATGGCTGATCCGCCCCGAGCTTTTCACCGGGCGGCATATCAATGTCGAGATCGAGACAAGCGGGACTTACACAACCGGCATGACGGTCGCGGATTGGTGGGGCGTCACGGGGCGACAGCCGAATGCGCTGTTCGTCCGCGACATCGACCGCGACGGCTTCTTCGCGCTTCTGACAGAGCGGATCGCGACGCTGCCCTGA
- a CDS encoding OmpH family outer membrane protein, with amino-acid sequence MSFRLLVGRIALCVALACLPQAGAAQQDEPAGEAQAAPPPAANEATGPDQFLGASPAMQLPAQTAVLILDVEQAYLASEWGQRAQSDIEAAAREIEAENTRMEEQLVSEERALAAERETLSPAEFREKAEVFDLRAQEVRRERRQAAVDLGTRAQADRTAFVDAALPVIAAIMQDRSAGVVLDRRQVMAATNAVDITQQLIERMDRDVGDGGQLPDVPIAQENPPADGVVPPAPIDPGRASMPPPLLDQQAQPQQ; translated from the coding sequence ATGTCGTTCCGCCTTCTGGTGGGGCGGATTGCGCTTTGCGTCGCACTGGCTTGCCTGCCGCAGGCCGGTGCAGCGCAGCAGGATGAACCGGCAGGCGAAGCGCAGGCCGCACCCCCCCCCGCCGCGAATGAGGCGACCGGGCCGGACCAATTCCTTGGCGCATCGCCTGCCATGCAACTGCCTGCACAAACGGCGGTTCTGATCCTGGATGTAGAGCAGGCCTATCTTGCATCGGAATGGGGCCAGCGGGCGCAAAGCGATATCGAAGCGGCCGCGCGAGAAATCGAAGCCGAAAACACCCGCATGGAAGAGCAACTCGTTAGTGAGGAACGCGCCCTCGCGGCAGAGCGTGAAACGCTCTCACCGGCGGAGTTCCGGGAAAAGGCAGAGGTTTTCGACTTGCGCGCCCAGGAAGTCCGGCGCGAGCGCAGGCAGGCAGCGGTTGATCTGGGCACACGGGCGCAGGCCGACCGCACTGCTTTTGTGGATGCCGCGCTGCCGGTGATCGCTGCGATTATGCAGGACCGCTCTGCCGGGGTGGTGCTTGACCGCCGGCAGGTCATGGCCGCCACCAATGCCGTCGATATCACGCAGCAGCTGATAGAGCGGATGGACCGCGATGTCGGCGATGGTGGGCAGTTGCCGGATGTTCCGATTGCCCAGGAGAACCCGCCCGCGGATGGCGTGGTGCCACCCGCGCCAATCGATCCCGGCCGCGCCAGTATGCCGCCACCGCTGCTGGATCAGCAGGCGCAGCCGCAGCAGTAG
- the bamA gene encoding outer membrane protein assembly factor BamA: MKLKRSTCTLALIVGLAAGFSTLSVPTVAYAYVFTQVRIEGNERIEPETIISFANITHGVEVSAGEVNDALQRLQNSGLFESVEVQPQGNTLVIRVQEWPTINQISFEGNRRIDDEQLAEVTQSQARRVYSPSLAETDAANIAQAYSQQGRLAARVDPKIIPRSGNRVDLVFEVREGDVTEIERVGFTGNRAFSDRRLRNVLATKQAGILRTFIRADTYNPERLALDEQLLTDYYRGQGYADFQVQGVAPELTRERDAYFVTYAITEGPRYRFGTVDTVSEIAGVDASAFAAQNRVRQGAWYSPEIIDVTIRRMETIALQQGLDFVNIEPRVTRNPRNQTLDLVFALTRGPRVFVERIDIEGNTTTLDQVIRRQFQTVEGDPFNPREIRNSAERIRALGYFADAQVDTREGSSPQQVIVDVNVEEQPTGSLEFGASYGASSGVGLNASLSERNFLGRGQELGIGISTASGSRSGTFNFAEPAFLGRDLRFSFGAWYRETDNDNSKFDTRSVGFQTGIEFPVSASGRLDLHYKLSKDTIRDVEEIRTDPETGELVGSSPILVDEQGGLWTSALGYRYNYDSRRVGLNPRTATKLSFTQDFAGFGGDVKSVTTLLSAGVESTAWRPNVTMRAEFEAGSIHMLDDQSSRVIDRFGGQRVRGFEANGIGPRDLEAPNEDALGGNYFWVARAEAQFPIGLPEEYGLTGGIFADVGSIWGLDKTTGANGVTVDDSMHPRAAVGVSLFWTTPIGPLRMNVAKAVEKQDYDEEQVFDLTLSTSF, encoded by the coding sequence ATGAAACTGAAACGCAGCACATGCACGCTGGCGCTTATCGTAGGGCTGGCTGCCGGGTTTTCGACCCTGTCGGTACCGACCGTCGCCTATGCCTATGTTTTCACGCAGGTCCGGATCGAGGGGAATGAGCGGATCGAGCCTGAGACGATCATTTCATTTGCCAATATCACCCACGGGGTAGAGGTATCGGCGGGTGAAGTGAACGATGCCCTTCAGCGCCTTCAGAATTCCGGCCTGTTCGAAAGCGTCGAGGTTCAGCCGCAGGGCAACACCCTTGTGATCCGCGTTCAGGAATGGCCGACGATCAACCAGATCAGCTTTGAGGGCAACCGCCGGATTGATGACGAACAGCTGGCAGAGGTGACACAGTCGCAGGCCCGCCGCGTCTATTCGCCGTCGCTGGCCGAAACGGATGCAGCCAATATCGCACAGGCCTATTCGCAGCAGGGCCGTTTGGCCGCCCGCGTCGATCCCAAGATCATTCCGCGCAGTGGTAACCGGGTCGATCTGGTGTTCGAGGTGCGCGAAGGCGACGTGACAGAGATCGAGCGTGTCGGCTTCACCGGAAACCGTGCATTCTCTGACCGCCGCTTGCGCAACGTGCTTGCGACCAAGCAGGCCGGTATCCTGCGGACCTTCATTCGGGCCGATACATATAACCCCGAACGCCTCGCGTTGGATGAGCAACTGCTGACGGATTACTATCGTGGACAGGGCTATGCTGATTTCCAGGTGCAGGGTGTAGCACCTGAACTGACCCGCGAACGCGACGCTTATTTCGTGACATATGCAATCACCGAAGGCCCGCGCTATCGCTTTGGAACGGTCGATACCGTGTCAGAGATCGCGGGCGTCGATGCTTCGGCCTTCGCAGCCCAGAACCGTGTGCGGCAGGGCGCGTGGTACAGCCCGGAAATCATTGATGTGACCATCCGCCGGATGGAAACCATTGCGCTTCAGCAGGGCCTTGATTTCGTTAATATCGAGCCCCGCGTGACCCGTAACCCGCGCAACCAGACGCTGGATCTGGTCTTTGCGCTGACCCGCGGCCCGCGCGTCTTCGTGGAACGTATTGATATCGAGGGCAACACGACCACGCTTGATCAGGTCATCCGCCGTCAGTTCCAGACCGTCGAAGGCGACCCCTTCAACCCGCGCGAGATCCGCAACTCTGCCGAACGTATCCGTGCGCTTGGCTATTTTGCGGATGCACAGGTCGATACCCGCGAAGGCTCCAGCCCGCAGCAGGTCATTGTTGACGTGAACGTCGAAGAACAGCCGACCGGCTCGCTTGAATTTGGCGCAAGCTACGGTGCCAGCTCGGGCGTCGGCCTGAATGCCAGCCTGTCAGAGCGGAACTTCCTTGGCCGTGGGCAGGAACTTGGTATCGGCATCTCGACCGCCAGCGGTTCGCGTTCGGGCACCTTCAATTTCGCGGAACCGGCTTTTCTTGGCCGTGACCTGCGCTTCAGCTTTGGCGCCTGGTATCGCGAGACGGATAACGACAACTCCAAATTCGATACACGCTCTGTCGGGTTCCAGACCGGGATTGAGTTCCCGGTCTCGGCATCGGGGCGTCTGGACCTGCACTACAAGCTGTCCAAGGACACGATCCGCGATGTTGAGGAAATCCGAACCGACCCAGAAACCGGAGAGCTGGTAGGCTCGTCCCCGATCCTGGTCGATGAGCAGGGCGGACTGTGGACCTCTGCTCTTGGCTATCGTTACAATTATGACAGTCGCCGTGTCGGGCTGAATCCGCGTACGGCGACGAAGCTAAGCTTCACCCAAGACTTCGCCGGCTTTGGCGGAGACGTAAAATCGGTCACAACGTTGCTGTCTGCCGGTGTCGAATCCACCGCGTGGCGTCCCAATGTCACAATGCGTGCCGAATTCGAGGCAGGGTCTATCCACATGCTGGACGATCAGTCCAGCCGGGTGATCGACCGCTTCGGTGGCCAGCGTGTCCGTGGCTTTGAGGCCAATGGCATCGGTCCTCGCGATCTGGAGGCGCCGAATGAGGACGCATTGGGCGGCAACTATTTCTGGGTTGCCCGTGCCGAGGCACAGTTCCCCATCGGCCTGCCCGAAGAGTATGGCCTGACGGGCGGTATCTTCGCGGATGTCGGCTCTATCTGGGGGCTGGACAAGACGACGGGTGCCAACGGGGTGACGGTTGATGACAGCATGCATCCCCGCGCCGCAGTCGGTGTGTCACTGTTCTGGACGACGCCGATCGGCCCGCTGCGGATGAACGTCGCCAAGGCGGTGGAGAAACAGGATTACGACGAAGAGCAGGTATTCGATCTGACCCTGTCGACGAGCTTCTGA
- a CDS encoding ABC-F family ATP-binding cassette domain-containing protein yields the protein MARAPLLQLTDISLTFGGNPVFDNLNMTIQPGERVALVGRNGSGKSTLMKVMAGLVEPDRGEVVTPAGVSVGYMEQEPDLSGFETLGDFAAATLLPGEIYRVEMAAEGLKFDASRPVATASGGERRRAALARLLADAPELMLLDEPTNHLDIEAIGWLEEQLSQTRAAFVLISHDRAFLRALTRSTLWIDRGEVRRQDKGFEAFEDWREATWAAEDEARHKLDRKIKAEARWAVEGISARRKRNMGRVRALQDLRAERAAQIRRQGAAVMALDAGPQSGKRVIEAKGISKAFGDRVLLRPFDLRVLRGDRVAFVGPNGVGKTTLIKMLTGEVEPDSGTVVHGTNLDIAVFDQARSAINPEISLWDAMTTDPGMAVSGRADQVMVRGTPRHVVGYLKDFLFDDAQMRAPVGSLSGGEKARLLLARIMARPSNLLVLDEPTNDLDVETLDLLQDILGEYDGTVLLVSHDRDFIDRVATSTVAMEGDGRAIIYPGGWSDYRAQREPARAPVPQPDKPRPAPASTVPARERPPKTGLSFTEKHRLEELPAVISRLETEIAKLSEFLSNSEIYNEAPAKAQKATEALAERQAALDSAEEEWLLLADKAG from the coding sequence ATGGCACGCGCACCTCTTCTTCAGCTTACCGATATTTCGCTGACCTTCGGCGGCAATCCGGTTTTCGACAACCTGAACATGACCATTCAGCCGGGTGAGCGTGTTGCGCTTGTCGGGCGAAACGGCTCTGGTAAATCGACATTGATGAAGGTGATGGCGGGTCTGGTCGAACCTGACCGGGGTGAGGTGGTCACACCTGCCGGTGTCAGCGTCGGCTATATGGAGCAGGAACCGGATCTGTCCGGGTTCGAAACACTGGGCGATTTTGCTGCGGCAACCTTGCTGCCGGGTGAGATTTACCGCGTGGAAATGGCGGCAGAGGGCCTGAAATTCGACGCATCCCGCCCCGTTGCCACGGCATCGGGCGGAGAACGGCGGCGCGCGGCCCTTGCGCGGCTGCTGGCCGACGCGCCAGAGCTGATGCTGCTGGATGAGCCGACGAACCACCTTGATATCGAGGCGATCGGCTGGCTGGAAGAACAGCTGTCCCAGACCCGTGCCGCCTTTGTGCTGATCAGCCACGACCGCGCTTTCCTGCGTGCTCTGACACGCTCGACCCTGTGGATCGACAGAGGAGAGGTGCGGCGTCAGGACAAGGGCTTCGAGGCGTTCGAGGATTGGCGGGAAGCGACCTGGGCGGCCGAGGATGAGGCGCGTCACAAGCTTGACCGCAAGATCAAGGCAGAGGCGCGATGGGCCGTCGAAGGAATCAGCGCAAGGCGCAAGCGCAACATGGGCCGTGTCAGGGCACTGCAGGATCTGCGTGCCGAACGTGCCGCCCAGATCCGGCGTCAGGGAGCGGCCGTGATGGCACTGGATGCAGGCCCGCAATCGGGCAAGCGCGTGATCGAGGCGAAAGGGATTTCGAAAGCATTCGGCGACCGCGTGCTGCTGCGGCCCTTTGATCTGCGCGTCCTGCGTGGTGATCGTGTCGCCTTTGTCGGGCCGAACGGTGTCGGTAAGACGACGCTGATCAAGATGCTGACGGGCGAGGTCGAGCCGGATTCCGGGACCGTCGTGCATGGCACCAATCTGGACATTGCCGTTTTCGATCAGGCCCGCAGCGCGATCAATCCCGAAATCAGCCTTTGGGATGCGATGACGACCGATCCCGGCATGGCGGTTTCTGGCCGTGCGGATCAGGTGATGGTGCGCGGAACGCCGCGCCATGTCGTCGGCTATCTGAAGGATTTCCTGTTCGACGACGCGCAGATGCGTGCGCCCGTCGGCAGCCTGTCGGGTGGCGAAAAGGCGAGATTGCTGCTGGCGCGTATCATGGCGCGACCGTCCAACCTGCTGGTTCTGGACGAGCCGACAAACGATCTGGATGTCGAAACGCTCGACCTGCTTCAGGATATTCTGGGCGAATATGACGGCACCGTTCTGCTGGTCAGCCATGACCGCGATTTCATCGACCGCGTCGCAACCAGCACCGTGGCGATGGAGGGCGACGGGCGGGCAATCATCTACCCCGGCGGGTGGAGCGATTATCGCGCGCAGCGAGAGCCGGCGCGCGCGCCCGTGCCACAGCCCGATAAGCCGCGTCCGGCCCCGGCAAGCACTGTCCCGGCGCGTGAAAGGCCCCCGAAAACCGGCCTGAGCTTTACCGAGAAGCACCGGCTGGAAGAGCTGCCTGCCGTGATATCCCGGCTGGAGACAGAGATCGCCAAGTTATCAGAATTCCTTTCGAATTCAGAAATCTATAACGAGGCACCGGCCAAGGCCCAGAAGGCGACGGAAGCACTGGCCGAGCGGCAGGCGGCACTTGACTCGGCCGAAGAAGAATGGCTGCTACTGGCCGATAAGGCAGGCTGA
- a CDS encoding tyrosine recombinase, which translates to MTALKTRIATFLDAQAAEAGAARNTVLSYGRDLADFADWLTANKLGFEAISRDCIVDYLAHCEAQGLARATRARRLSAIRQFTSFALEEGWRNDDPAIRITGPGKTQRLPKVLSQDEVTRLLDAVPDTGRTEVDRARNRCLIELLYATGMRVSELVSLPVAATRGDPQLLLIKGKGGKERMVPLSNAARDALTDWLRHRDNAAKDTPLGKLVTGKGARFLFPAASKTGHMARKSMNDLIRDLALSAGIDPARVTPHVIRHAFATHLLEGGADLRAIQTLLGHADLSTTEIYTHVLDARMRDLVLNHHPLARV; encoded by the coding sequence ATGACCGCGCTCAAGACCCGCATAGCGACGTTTCTTGATGCTCAGGCAGCCGAAGCGGGCGCGGCCAGAAACACCGTTCTCAGCTATGGTCGCGATCTGGCGGATTTTGCCGATTGGCTGACCGCCAACAAGTTGGGTTTCGAAGCGATCAGCCGTGATTGCATCGTCGACTACCTCGCCCATTGCGAGGCGCAGGGGCTGGCCCGCGCGACACGCGCCCGCCGGTTGTCGGCCATCCGCCAGTTCACCAGCTTTGCCCTTGAGGAAGGATGGCGCAACGACGATCCAGCCATTCGCATCACCGGTCCGGGCAAGACGCAGCGCCTGCCCAAGGTGCTGTCACAAGACGAGGTGACACGGCTTCTGGACGCCGTGCCCGACACCGGCCGCACAGAGGTCGATCGCGCCCGCAACCGCTGCCTTATCGAATTGCTTTATGCCACTGGGATGCGGGTCAGCGAGCTCGTTTCGCTTCCGGTCGCGGCGACGCGCGGCGATCCGCAACTGCTGCTGATCAAGGGCAAGGGCGGGAAAGAGCGTATGGTGCCCTTGTCCAATGCCGCCCGCGATGCGCTGACCGATTGGCTGCGCCATCGCGACAATGCGGCAAAGGATACGCCGCTTGGCAAGCTTGTCACGGGCAAAGGCGCGCGCTTCCTGTTTCCGGCGGCCTCCAAGACCGGGCATATGGCGCGAAAGTCGATGAATGACCTGATCCGCGACCTTGCCTTGTCGGCGGGAATAGACCCTGCGCGTGTAACACCTCATGTCATCCGCCACGCATTCGCCACGCATCTGCTGGAGGGCGGCGCCGATCTTCGTGCCATCCAGACCCTGCTGGGACATGCTGATTTATCGACGACGGAAATCTATACCCATGTGCTGGATGCGCGAATGCGTGATCTGGTACTGAACCATCATCCACTTGCCCGCGTTTGA
- a CDS encoding glycosyltransferase: MQNTQHDDQDYIPELLALMPLSARDVLICNGGSLARAYRRRNPLVHLTALGNCDPDDVDGVLDPEGLANDPDGLFDLVVLNGTAEGSKDPVLLFDQLAARLKPGGQLVASFENDAHWSRMCDRLAGQPVTPAAMQQEQIPALMKGCGLVLQRVRGRRLPVSDRQCFDGLMRVGIESGTDLNQLELRLLTTHFVAVATRPFPAESIAPPVRFHLSELAVGMDVRTRIPAEALSAEPAIQVSHSVKDLTVPDFGTAGGIVLLQRPRVSDPRRILDYVAECQRKGIIVVIEYDDDPSLVARVLPRVDVPHIYARNMALAHAVQTSTPVLAQQFGRWNPEVRVFPNGAEDLAPIRQHEPGPLRVLYGGLNRTGSDQLAALMAPAIEAVPDLQMDVIHDRVFFDALPGEGKRFREFLPYRDYLDLLGQCDILLMPLEGLPDELGKSDVKWVEASSRGVVAVASPAVYEATIRHGENGFIVRKPEDWSNLLIELAADPALRTRVASTAWEEVRQGRMMAQQVAHRRDWYLDLMSRRDELFANAIRRSPALAAALAGS; the protein is encoded by the coding sequence ATGCAGAACACGCAGCATGACGATCAGGATTATATCCCCGAGCTTCTGGCACTGATGCCGCTTTCGGCGCGTGATGTGCTGATCTGCAACGGCGGGTCCTTGGCGCGGGCCTATCGGCGTCGCAATCCTCTGGTGCATTTGACGGCGCTTGGTAACTGCGATCCGGATGATGTGGACGGAGTGCTGGACCCCGAAGGGCTGGCAAATGATCCGGATGGTTTGTTTGACCTTGTTGTGCTGAATGGAACGGCAGAGGGTTCGAAAGACCCGGTGCTGCTTTTTGACCAACTTGCCGCACGCCTGAAGCCCGGCGGGCAATTGGTCGCGAGTTTTGAGAATGACGCACATTGGTCGCGGATGTGCGATCGGCTTGCAGGTCAGCCCGTCACGCCTGCGGCTATGCAGCAGGAACAAATCCCCGCGCTGATGAAGGGATGCGGCCTTGTCTTGCAGCGGGTGCGGGGAAGGCGGCTGCCGGTTTCGGACAGGCAATGCTTCGACGGCCTGATGCGGGTCGGGATCGAAAGCGGAACGGACCTCAACCAGTTAGAACTACGTTTGCTCACAACCCATTTCGTCGCTGTTGCGACGCGTCCTTTTCCGGCTGAGTCAATCGCGCCGCCCGTGCGTTTCCATCTTTCAGAGCTTGCAGTCGGAATGGATGTGCGCACGCGCATTCCAGCTGAAGCGCTGTCGGCAGAGCCCGCAATACAAGTCAGCCATAGCGTAAAAGATCTGACCGTTCCCGATTTCGGCACGGCTGGCGGAATCGTGCTTTTGCAACGCCCCCGCGTTTCAGATCCCCGGCGTATTCTAGACTACGTTGCCGAGTGTCAGCGTAAGGGCATCATCGTGGTCATCGAATATGACGATGATCCCTCGCTGGTCGCCCGCGTGCTGCCACGGGTGGACGTTCCGCATATCTATGCGCGCAATATGGCACTTGCACATGCGGTACAGACCTCCACCCCGGTTCTGGCGCAGCAGTTTGGCCGCTGGAACCCGGAAGTCAGGGTTTTCCCGAATGGAGCAGAGGATCTGGCGCCGATCCGTCAGCATGAACCGGGACCATTGCGCGTGCTTTACGGGGGGCTGAACAGGACCGGATCGGACCAACTTGCGGCGCTGATGGCACCGGCAATAGAGGCGGTGCCCGACCTGCAGATGGATGTCATCCATGACCGGGTGTTTTTCGACGCTCTGCCCGGCGAGGGTAAACGATTCCGGGAGTTTTTGCCCTATCGCGACTATCTGGATCTGCTTGGCCAATGCGACATTCTGCTGATGCCGCTGGAGGGCCTGCCGGATGAATTGGGCAAATCCGATGTCAAATGGGTCGAGGCGTCCAGCAGGGGTGTCGTCGCCGTGGCCTCTCCGGCGGTATATGAAGCGACGATCCGGCATGGGGAGAACGGCTTTATCGTCCGCAAACCAGAGGATTGGTCGAACTTACTGATCGAACTCGCGGCCGATCCGGCACTGCGCACCCGCGTTGCATCTACGGCATGGGAAGAGGTCAGGCAGGGCCGCATGATGGCCCAGCAGGTTGCCCATCGTCGTGACTGGTATCTTGACCTGATGTCCCGGCGTGATGAGCTGTTTGCAAACGCTATCCGGCGTAGCCCCGCACTGGCCGCTGCACTGGCAGGAAGTTAA